The Triticum aestivum cultivar Chinese Spring chromosome 4B, IWGSC CS RefSeq v2.1, whole genome shotgun sequence sequence CGGATCAATTGCGGATCCTCCAATTGCAGATTCGAAAGCTGCCGCCACTGAATCCTCATCAAGACGAAAACTGTGCCGGCTAAAAGACACGACCATAATAAAATGGCCTGTGTCATCCACGGGATGGATGCATTTCccacaagatctaaaaacttcCTCCGCAAAGGCCAGCCCTTTAGAAAAATCCAGATCCAGAGTTGATCCCGCCTGATGACCCATGTGAGATGGGTATAGGGAGAGAGATCAGAGGACGCCGAAGGTGATGCATGGAGAAGAACCAAGATTTACTGGTTGGAGAGGGAGATCGCCGGAGGGCCTAGGGCGCCGGTGGGAGGAGAGGTGGAACTCATGCGTGGAGATCACTTGTAtagttgtatctataatttttgattgctccatgctactttatctattgttttacgcaatattgggctttattatccatttttatattatttttgggactaacctattaaccggaggcccagcccagatttgatgttttatgcctatttcagtgtttcgaggaaaaggaatatcagacggagtcaaaacggaacaaaatcaactggagaagttaattttggaaggaaaccaatctgatgggcttggagtgcacgctaggggagtcccgggctgcccacgagggtggagggcacgcccccctaggcgcgcccccctacctcgtgagcaacccggaggtccaccgatgtaCCCCCTTGTCGGTgttaaaatcggcggatctcgggtagggggtcccaaactgtgcgtctaggcggatggtaacaggagacaagggacacgatgtttttacccaggttcgggccctctcgatggaggtaaaaccctactcctgcttgattgatattgatgatatgggtagtacaagagtagatctaccacgagatcagagaggctaaaccctagaagctagcctatggtatgattgttgttcgtcctacggactaaaaccctccagtttatataggcaccgaagagggttagggttacacagagtcggttacaatggtaggagatctacacatccgtatcgccaagcttgccttccacgccaaggaaagtcccatccggacacgggacgaagtcttcaatcttgtatcttcatagtccaggagtccggtcaaAGGTGATAGTCCGGCTactcggacaccccctaatccaggactccctcagtagcccttgaaccaggcttcaatgacgacgagtccggcgcgcatattgtcttcagcattgcgagacggcttcctcctccgaatacttcatagaagattttgaacacaaggatagtgtccggctctgcaaaataagttccacataccatcttagagagaataatttttacacaaattcaatctgctgacgtattccgtggcgtgacatcacaccacggccaagcctttatttgaatcgtttttactgtcccacctcagcgcgtttagcgaggcggtttccttggcacgtcttgtcaaagcagagatcgtgtccccttattccgggattctcatcaatacgggcgtgggtaccccaaccgcgccattgattatggcgcttgggagataagcaagttttaccaggctggtggggacacatagcttcgttcgcccatataaggggataaggatccacccttttacctacgccttcttcctcctttgctcatccatttccgcgcactcgagctccagcgcccaagtccgcacatcccacctcaaccttctccagccatttccggagtgggaggcaagtggatggcctcctccgtcacggaggggcacatcaaaaagctgcggaacGCCGAATACTTAtccaacgacatcgcgcatcggctccccaacaaggggtagctcatccccaccccaggccccatgagagggtggtgttcctcacccacttcctccgcggactaggttttccacttcacccatttgttcgggggctcatgttctactatggcctggatttccacgatctggtcccgaatttcatcctcaacatctcggcgttcatcgtcgtgtgcgaggccttcctctgcatccagccccacttcagcttatggctgaagaccttcaatgtcaagccgaaggtagtgggcggtcgccaagtggagtgcggaggtgccatggtgggcaagatggccaacatcctatggctcgagggctccttcgtggagaccataaaggggtggcaatcggggtggttctacatcaccgagccgcgtgagcctaaatgggcagcggcccccgaattccgatctggcttccctacacggctcacctcctggaaagagacgggcttgaCATGGGGTAATTCAGAAGAGCTGGCCGGACTTCAAACCtacgtccaaaccctggtgaacaagaagctcaagcttgtcaacgtagtccaggtcgtgctcatccgccggattctcccatgccaacaacgggccttcagcttgtgggagtttgatccggcacagcaccaaaccttgagcaggctctttgacactacgtacgaagatgcctggaaggtgcttttcaagggcgccgaggctcccgcatccactaccgaagatcacggatttagcttgcagcgtcaagccagcgaggtaagctacttTACCCTTTACGAGactcttgttttccatagtttgactctacgcgggatctaaactcccttgcctttgacaggactggcagaagacgtccgggcagattgaatgtccggctcccttgccagaagacccagcggacgcccgattgacggggctgctggttccggtacctcacgtggtgccggagaagaaggccaagaagaaggccacgggaactcaaaggagttcctggcgccaggtgttgtcggactcatcgtccgatgactccgaggcggactcctcccgtgaagacgaggaggaggaaagagaggcctctcccccaacggggggagagaagaaaaggaaggccgccccaacttgggaggccggagggtccaagaagggaaggaccccccctccaggctactccaccaacaccgacgacggcgaggaggagtggccgccgagggctaagcccctggcgaaatcgtaagtgtccggataccagaataactcatggcgtttcatttgtcgcacaaaatctcctaacgccgaatataaccctgcagcccgcccaaggacgggttcaacgcttcaacgagcggctccctggattcgtcggacgtgaataacacctcacttccggctgcctcctctcctcgcgctgtggatgacgccgaggtggggtcccaaaaggggcccagccaggaggaggtggtccaggaggcacCGCAAGGCAACCTCTCGGATTCCAGGCGCaagggggataaaaccccaaagggctctaagtccggccctgggccggactccgcaccaaaaccttcagtggttccgagcaggcggccccttcgtaagaagggcaagactgcgacaccgataacctccgtccaaccggaggcaccggataatttgctggaggcgcttaacggcgcctccatcgacgaggagcaccacactgttatgagtgtggtgatccagaaagttcagtccgtcaaaagcgggctgactgaagcctgtgccagccatctaacaggctttgaggtaagtatttaagatatgtaaaaatgttaccacatagacagtagcccctgatgcttagtttggtgttcggaaagaaatgccggactgaggatctaaaaagatatacgcgaGAGTCTAATATAaaaatgtcaatatgggaatgcaggccgcgctgctgacctctgccgcactgactgcggaggtcgatgcattgaagcagagccttgagcggtccgagaacgagctcggccttgccaagaagcagctcgaggacaaggaaggtaggtagtaccttatgtaagtgtatataaaaatacctggttgcaaatagtgacaggaccaacatgaatgtgacaggggccacaaccgaggtggcgaccctgaaggaagcgctgtccagggccgaagataatgcggccatggagcgcaccgagcgagagaaacaagaggcgcgggtggcggaggtgcggcaagagctcaatgctctcgtgaaaaaacatgagagtttagagcttgactcaaagacgcgagagtccgagcttgcctcggcacttgaaagtgccaaatctgccaaggccaaagcccaaaaagccctctaggagattgaggcgatgaaaaagatagcgacggataaggcattctttatgcaaagcaagcatgtgaaagtgaattatgtgttacttacccaaatccggagctctccaggagcattcgcagatctgccccacagtgtgtccgacgccgccgcattctaccaagccgaagaagggagctcgatggagaaggtgttctggtcccagtatgctgaggccggacacccggtgcccttgagcgaccagctgaagcagttggtcgagctccataaggtagccgaccaggccatgaagggccttataggccggctgtggcctagggaggtcctgcctgagagctacttcgggctggtgaggcggctggtggatgcctatccctggcttgaagtcatcaagcgctccgtctgcatcgaaggtgcccgtagggcccttgcccgtgctaaagtgcactggggcaagatggacgccgcttgtgacggacagaccaccgccgagcaaggagtatcgcaagcccgagatctattatgagggtgtcctgaagggtgcccgccttatagcgggtgaatgctccaaagatgtaatttttaagtaaactcgcatttgttatcctgtatgctgaaaacttgttcatatgcccTAAGCAACGCttatgaatttaaaatattaccttctgtgcggccgtttgttaAATTTGaaagatggcgagtcgtcggcttctacccccatgccacgagtgctggggtgtttgggataaacctgagcgctcttgttcccattcttgggtccttcgagggaggcgctcaacgcaacgaacgaggcaaccggactataatgcttgaacactctcacttagccgtagaattctataattttaaatttcggcgaagcccctggtattcggaagaccgagttcggggcgctatccacgcctgggccgaacaaagccaactcctcgttctaatcggcataagtctttaaggactcgaaaacctctcgaacagcgaccggctctcgccctatcatgatggtcagttttagctttctccactgaggtgcttaacccagctcaaccggggcacaatcgcaatggttctcccagcgctaccttagccaatataacggaacgaaggtaccaaaacatgggagccgggcaaacccaactattgacccaagacatgattcgaagccgatgcatataatgctataagttcggggtgccaaacttgtgaaagtgttcggacttatcacaccatattttggggtacttaagcccctggtgtatttggccgtaccaaagtgtacgggtgcaacatatcataaatgaacatatataaataaaaaaaaggaatgcaataataagcagaagctatgtattgtttatttaaaaaggctgcggtaaaagcagaacgatacaaatagtgcgataagcaatggacgggactatttgacatgtccccctccaggggagaGCTGCCGGGtgatatgtgaaacaagtatactgctcgttatagagaccacctggacactcgacgtagctttctgcttccctggctgttgcatcgtgtgttcggcgattctactgccagacagggcttcttgagaaaggagtcctgaaagtaagagaaaaaagaatgacacaagcggtagcccctagtgcggttaagccgccttctgggcctgccgtggtcgtgcccctccccctatgcccatggtatttccagagcgtaattatgtacgcgtagtactggtttcataatttcgcgagggctggggttgggcccgcattgctatgcgtgctcagaacgtgccagacggtcttgtagtaggttactccgggcgcgcttcacggtgtccggatgtttaatagccggacttgaggattgccttgagaggctgctttgtacttccgccacaagagccgccgtatgctcctccgttcagagagagcgttcgatGTTTCctttgaccgtaatgactcctcgagggcctagcatcttgagcttgaggtatgcatagtgcggcaccgcattgaactttgcaaatgcagttcgtccaagcagtgcgtgatagccattgcgaaacgggactatgtcgaagattaactcctcgcttcggaagttatctgagGATCCCCAATTATTCCTGGTCACTCGAGCATGGACATCCTTATCATCCTTTTCTTCAACATGAGGCGAAGAAGCATCAGCTTGACCACCAGAGCTCGCCTGGTGCATGAAAGAAAACCAGTGAAGAGGGAGACATGTGTAAATATGTGGGCATATAGCATAGCCGGTAGGGCACGGCGATTTGGTACAAAAGGAAACACAAACATGAGTGCAATTAAGTAGTTATAAGCATATTATAGTTGTTTGTTTCGGAAGACATACCTTGGGGTTGTAGCTTGAAGGAGACCAGTACTGAGCTTCGAAGTAAGGTAGTTAGAAAGAATCTAAATAATATGCTGGCCTGCAGACTAAGTAAATAGCATAGTAGGAATCAAAGAAACCACAATGTTCTTGAACAGAAAGATCTCCTATAGGCCATCATACATTCATAGTTATTGTCATGAACGAAAAGTCCATATAAACCTTGCAAAATACACAAGACCTGTAGAGCAGCCTACTCATAGCCATTCATAAAACCACACCCAGCCGAGCTCGGAAAAAATCTCTTTGTGGCACTGGAGCAGAACCGT is a genomic window containing:
- the LOC123091276 gene encoding uncharacterized protein produces the protein MNEMLTPCMLHVSFFPHNGCDLFCRYVSVRLAKYWSPSSYNPKASSGGQADASSPHVEEKDDKDVHARVTRNNWGSSDNFRSEELIFDIVPFRNGYHALLGRTAFAKFNAVPHYAYLKLKMLGPRGVITVKGNIERSL